The following coding sequences lie in one Pelobacter seleniigenes DSM 18267 genomic window:
- the mraZ gene encoding division/cell wall cluster transcriptional repressor MraZ, with protein sequence MKFSGEYNVSIDLKGRISVPASFREELRDTYASDGLFVTKYKNGLVAYPPKRWDEICAKVFAMEPGPLREANLRNRIAPAKECTFNAQGRIQIPQSLREHAGLDKDVVVIGMFEKIEIWSQQAHAQIAAASEALLDEDAQGQADLGF encoded by the coding sequence ATGAAGTTCTCCGGTGAATATAATGTCAGTATCGACTTGAAGGGCAGGATCAGTGTTCCTGCTTCCTTCAGGGAAGAACTGCGTGACACCTATGCCAGCGACGGCCTGTTCGTGACGAAGTATAAAAACGGCTTGGTCGCGTATCCACCGAAGCGCTGGGACGAAATTTGCGCCAAAGTTTTTGCCATGGAGCCGGGGCCTTTGCGCGAGGCGAATCTGCGCAATCGGATTGCCCCTGCCAAAGAATGCACTTTCAATGCTCAGGGGAGGATTCAGATCCCCCAATCCCTGCGTGAACATGCCGGGCTGGATAAGGATGTCGTGGTTATCGGCATGTTTGAAAAAATTGAAATATGGAGTCAGCAGGCCCACGCCCAGATTGCCGCAGCGTCCGAAGCGCTGTTGGATGAGGACGCGCAAGGGCAGGCGGATCTGGGCTTTTAA
- the ftsL gene encoding cell division protein FtsL, with amino-acid sequence MPQALPQSVVRINDFSFQRPRLFPVFVAIVLVSLLALLFVWSRIHAINLEYDISSLERDIRAQQQQIKELRLETAFLSRDERIEKLARTKLGLRYPAPGQVIRVE; translated from the coding sequence ATGCCACAGGCACTGCCACAATCAGTTGTCAGAATAAACGATTTTTCTTTTCAGCGGCCTCGGCTGTTTCCGGTCTTTGTGGCCATCGTCCTGGTGTCACTGCTGGCCTTGTTGTTTGTCTGGTCGAGAATTCATGCCATCAATCTTGAATACGATATCTCCAGTCTGGAACGGGACATTCGGGCGCAACAGCAGCAGATCAAGGAATTGAGGCTGGAAACCGCCTTTTTATCAAGAGACGAACGGATCGAAAAACTGGCGCGAACCAAATTGGGCCTGCGCTATCCAGCTCCCGGGCAGGTCATCAGGGTCGAATGA
- the rsmH gene encoding 16S rRNA (cytosine(1402)-N(4))-methyltransferase RsmH codes for MADSDFGHLSVMPAEVLHWLQPQVDGCYLDGTLGGAGHSRLILEAAAGIRLIGLDRDPAALAEAARVLEPFAGQISLHHATYDQAGAVLQQLGIAALDGMLLDLGVSSYQLDTPERGFSFRFDAPLDMRMDPTCGKTAADVINQAEEAELVQIFFAYGEERFSRRIAGAIVRRRQQEPLTRTSELAELVRNVVPGGRKPSRIHPATRVFQALRIFVNDELGQVERGLEAGIELLKPGGRLVVISFHSLEDRIVKRLFRDKAKGCICPPRLPVCQCNKTPEVKVLTRKGIKAQEEEIEINARSRSAVLRAIERC; via the coding sequence ATGGCTGATAGCGATTTCGGTCACCTCTCAGTCATGCCGGCCGAAGTCCTGCACTGGTTGCAACCCCAAGTTGACGGCTGCTATCTGGATGGGACCCTGGGCGGAGCAGGGCATTCCCGCTTGATTCTGGAAGCAGCCGCCGGCATCCGCCTGATCGGTCTGGATCGTGACCCTGCTGCATTAGCCGAAGCTGCACGGGTGCTTGAGCCGTTTGCCGGCCAGATCAGTTTGCACCATGCGACCTATGATCAAGCCGGTGCGGTTCTGCAGCAGCTCGGGATCGCGGCGCTGGATGGCATGCTGCTCGACCTGGGGGTCTCCTCCTATCAGCTGGATACGCCGGAACGTGGGTTCTCCTTTCGTTTCGATGCTCCGCTGGATATGCGGATGGACCCGACCTGCGGTAAAACCGCGGCCGATGTCATCAACCAGGCGGAGGAAGCTGAGCTGGTCCAGATCTTTTTTGCTTATGGCGAAGAGCGGTTCAGTCGGCGTATCGCCGGGGCCATTGTCCGTCGTCGGCAACAGGAACCATTGACCCGTACCAGCGAATTGGCCGAGCTGGTCCGCAATGTGGTGCCGGGAGGTCGCAAGCCGAGCCGGATTCATCCGGCAACACGAGTTTTCCAGGCTTTGCGGATTTTTGTCAATGATGAATTGGGGCAGGTCGAGCGTGGTCTGGAAGCGGGGATTGAACTCCTGAAACCGGGCGGGCGGCTGGTTGTGATCAGTTTTCATTCCCTGGAAGACCGGATTGTCAAAAGACTGTTCCGGGACAAGGCAAAAGGCTGCATCTGCCCGCCGCGGTTGCCGGTTTGCCAATGCAATAAGACGCCTGAGGTAAAGGTTTTGACCCGCAAGGGGATCAAGGCCCAAGAGGAAGAAATTGAAATCAATGCCCGCTCGCGAAGTGCAGTTTTAAGAGCGATTGAACGTTGCTGA
- a CDS encoding HlyC/CorC family transporter: protein MTQETTWRLLALLALLCFSGFFSGSETALLALDKLRVRFLQQKEYPGADKLAKLLDNPDRLLSGILVGNNLVNIAASVIATGLFVTWFGDNGELLTVLILTPVLLIFSEVCPKTYSAQYPEKVSFIVLNPIRLLIWVLAPIIFVVSSLSRLLTSFMRNSNPESLSVSEDEIRAMIQVGEESGVVAAEQRRMLHGIFDLSETRVRDVMIPRTEVVGIDISGNFQEVLAIVRDARHSRFPVYSESLDSIVGVVHSKDILSYVGQTEQFSLKDLCRAPYYVPESKRIAVLLQSFRKKREHLAIVVDEYGGVEGLVTLEDVVEEIVGEIHDEYDVAEVDFRELGKGHYLLDASMPLREVNKRFNLNLPEEHVTTLAGHLLQIMGKIPVEGDSCEEGTLLFRVRRMEDRRIEEVEMLISDAKV, encoded by the coding sequence ATGACTCAAGAAACAACCTGGAGGCTGCTGGCTCTGCTGGCATTATTGTGTTTTTCCGGATTTTTCTCCGGTTCTGAAACTGCACTGCTTGCTCTTGATAAACTGCGGGTTCGTTTTCTCCAGCAAAAGGAATACCCCGGAGCCGATAAGCTTGCCAAACTGCTGGATAACCCGGATCGCCTGCTCAGCGGGATTCTGGTTGGCAACAACCTGGTCAATATTGCCGCTTCGGTCATTGCCACCGGGCTGTTTGTTACCTGGTTCGGGGACAATGGGGAACTGTTGACCGTGTTGATCCTGACGCCGGTGTTGTTGATTTTTTCCGAGGTCTGCCCCAAAACCTATTCCGCCCAATATCCGGAAAAGGTGTCCTTTATTGTTCTCAACCCGATTCGTTTGCTCATCTGGGTTCTGGCCCCGATCATTTTTGTGGTCTCATCCCTGTCACGACTGCTGACCAGCTTTATGCGCAACAGTAACCCGGAGAGCCTGTCGGTATCGGAGGACGAGATTCGGGCCATGATTCAGGTCGGAGAAGAGTCGGGGGTGGTCGCGGCCGAACAGCGGCGGATGCTGCACGGCATTTTCGACCTTTCCGAAACCCGGGTTCGTGACGTCATGATCCCGCGAACCGAGGTGGTCGGCATCGACATCTCCGGCAATTTTCAGGAAGTCCTCGCCATTGTCCGTGACGCTCGCCATTCCCGCTTTCCGGTTTACAGCGAAAGCCTCGACAGTATTGTCGGGGTGGTGCATTCCAAGGATATTCTCAGTTATGTCGGCCAGACCGAGCAATTTTCTCTTAAAGACCTGTGCCGCGCGCCCTATTATGTTCCGGAGTCGAAACGGATCGCGGTTCTGTTACAGAGCTTTCGGAAAAAACGTGAGCATCTGGCCATTGTCGTGGATGAATATGGCGGCGTTGAAGGACTCGTGACTTTGGAAGATGTGGTGGAGGAGATCGTCGGCGAAATTCATGATGAGTACGACGTTGCCGAAGTCGATTTCAGGGAGCTGGGCAAAGGTCACTACCTGCTCGATGCCTCCATGCCGCTGCGTGAGGTGAACAAACGCTTTAACCTGAACCTTCCGGAAGAACATGTGACCACCCTGGCCGGCCATCTGTTGCAGATTATGGGGAAAATCCCGGTCGAGGGGGACTCCTGTGAAGAGGGGACCCTGCTGTTTAGGGTGAGAAGGATGGAAGATCGGCGGATTGAAGAGGTTGAAATGCTGATTTCCGATGCCAAAGTCTAG